The window TTCTTCTTGTTCTATTCGAGCGAGCAATGATGATAAACCATAGCGCAAAATATATTTAACGATTTTATTGCGCTCAGCCTCTGTCAGTTGGTAATACGCGCCCGTCCATATTTGTAAAGCATCCATCCTTTGGCTTTGATACCCCACAGAGGGTTCCGCAAGACTCAGTTGACCCTGTATTTCTCCAGGCAAGCTATCTAAATGATATTCTACAGCTTTACCTTGAACACCACGCTTACGACGATTTTTCCATCCTTCCCTTCTCGCCATTAAATTAACGCCTTGGGGGGAAGTTGGTAAGCCTTCTAAACCTGCTAATTCTTTCGCAGTGAACCACATTTTTTTCATATTATCTCTTTCGAATTTATATGATGAAATCTGCCGTTGAGGCTATATCTAGGACTATATCTCTACCTTGTTAACAAAGAATTAATTGAGCTTAAATATAAGTATTCTTCATTAATTAATTACATCAGACCTCTTTTTAAGGTAGGTCATTTTTTATTTATTAAATCCACTAATGCTATTACCCCTTCGCGCATAATAAATGCCAAAATGGCGCTGCGCTCTTCCGGTGAAAGTTGGTAATATATTTCCTGCCAAATAAATGCATTATCATTATGTTTTACTTGATATAATGCAGGCGTCTCATAAACAGAAAAGGAATCAAATAAACCTTCAGGTAAACTATGAATATGATATTCCAACGCCTTTCCTTGAATACCTCGCCGTTTGCGGCATAGCCAGTTTTCCCGACGAGCCATCGCATTTATCCCCTGAGTTGTCATTGGCAGTCCCTTTAAACCAACTAACTCTTTCGCTGTTAACCACTCTTTTTGCATACTTGACCCTCCTGGTCATTATTTACAATTCAATAATAATTGCTGAAAAATGTGCTTATTTTCTCAATAACCTTATTCTCATTTGTTTTTATTAAAACTTATTATTAATTAATATATGAGTTATACATGTAAAGTGTATTTTAATTTCTTTTAATAACAACAAATTGAGTTGAAATCAGCATACAATTCTCTTTTTTTGCTGAATAATATTTATATATTATTAGTAGTTATAACTATAATCATTAATATGCCATTTCCCTCAGATAACTATAAGTAGTTAGTTTTTATTTTCAATATGTTAGATGTACCCACAAATATATTTGCTAACGCTTTCTAATATTTCACAAAAATAGAATCCCTTTCATAAAACTGAATTTTTAGAAAAAATTAGAAATATTTTTGGGAAATTTCTGTTATTTTATTTCCAATAACAGGACGATTGCAGTGAATGTATCACAAAGTCCTGTTAGATGTACTACTAACTCTACATGATTCTGAGTAAAAAAAGGACTAAAAAATGATCTTACGGAAATCGGATTGGCATCCAGCAGATATAATTGCCGCATTACGTAAACGCGGAACAACTCTAGCAGCAATATCTCGACATGCGGGTTTAAGCTCTTCCACACTGGCGAACGCTTTATCTCGCCCTTGGCCAAAAGGAGAATGGATTATTGCAAATTTTCTTGAAATCCACCCATCAGAAATATGGCCAAGCCGCTATTTTAATCCCATTACAGGTGAATTATTAGAAAGAAAGATAAGAGAAAAAGTATCAACATCACGCTAAAAACCAATAAAAAAAACCGCTGACCCAATTCGTTAGGAGCAGCGGTTTTCTTAAAATTCAGTAAAAAACTGAGCGACAATTAGCCGTTAATGAATTTTTCGCCTAGTTCGATATCTTTTTTCAGTACATCTAGCATATCTTTCAGTGCTTTTTGTTCAAAAT of the Providencia stuartii genome contains:
- a CDS encoding DNA-binding protein → MKKMWFTAKELAGLEGLPTSPQGVNLMARREGWKNRRKRGVQGKAVEYHLDSLPGEIQGQLSLAEPSVGYQSQRMDALQIWTGAYYQLTEAERNKIVKYILRYGLSSLLARIEQEEKGEE
- a CDS encoding DNA-binding protein: MQKEWLTAKELVGLKGLPMTTQGINAMARRENWLCRKRRGIQGKALEYHIHSLPEGLFDSFSVYETPALYQVKHNDNAFIWQEIYYQLSPEERSAILAFIMREGVIALVDLINKK
- a CDS encoding helix-turn-helix domain-containing protein, whose translation is MILRKSDWHPADIIAALRKRGTTLAAISRHAGLSSSTLANALSRPWPKGEWIIANFLEIHPSEIWPSRYFNPITGELLERKIREKVSTSR